CCTTTCCCGGGATGTATTTTAGGCTTGTATTGAATCCTTGAGGTGAGTCTGCCCAAAAAACAATTCCTTGTGAAATCCCTGTTAGTCGACCATAGTTTTTCCGAGTATTAGGTGCTGAAAAAGTAGGGGTTGCGGAAGTATAAAAGTTTGCAGCCCCTTGTTTGATTGTCGTTTTGGCAGTTGTTGGCGTCACAGGGTTTGTAACAAGTCGATTCAAACTGGAAGAAAGAGGGTATTTTGTCAAAACTCCAGACAAATCAACTGTCGATGCTCCTTGTCCATCACTTGTGACTTGTTGGACAGAGGATACATTCCCAATCCCAAAACTCTGTGCTGTGAGGACAGCAAACATTCGAAAAAACATATCTGAATTTGTATTGGTTAAAACGGTTGAATCATAATTTTCACTGGTTTTGAAAACATTCATAAGATTGCCAGAGGAATTGGCCCTTGTGCCACTTGCCCCAATCACCGTATTTCGAAAAAATTGTTTCCGTTGTGTATCATTTGTTCCTGAACTATCATACAGGTATCTCATAAATACATAAGCAAAGGAATATTGTTTTAGAACATCTGAACTACTGCTATTCCAATCTAATAAGGAAACCCCATTGATTCCATCATCACATCTAGAATCGTTTACACCTGAATAACAATCCAATCGACTTGTTTGAGGTCCATAACCTGCGATATCACTTGCAACTTCGCTTGTACCTTCATTGATCCACAATTCGTCTGATTGATTTGCTTCATACATTCTTGGAAATCTAAGTAAGTGTTGGAATTCGTGTGCTGCTGTTGATGCAAATGCATTTGGGTCTTTGGAATTCGCTGCAATCAGTTCTTTCCCATCTAAGTACAAAACTTCTGCAAAATTTGATCTCACTCGAAGAAGAAAATTATCTGGGAAATAATTGATAGGATCGAAATATCCTGCAACATAAGCACTGTTAGCCGTTGCTCCATCTTTGATATCCATCACTAGTAATTTCACTTTCCCATCTCCATCAACATCACTCGGTGTTCCAAATGTTTCAATTAATTTTGGGTAGGTGATGGTATCAAAATCTTTAGCAAATTGAACTAAGTTAAAGTTTAAAGATAAGGATTTTTCTTTGTACACTTCAATGTAGGTGCCAGAACTGACAAGTTCTACGGGAACACAGACACTACTTTGTGTTCGCAAATCTCTTGCCCATAAATCAGGGCCAGAAAAACAATTGGCTCCCAGTAAGGAATACGCTCCGAGTAACAAAATGAGGTCATCATTTTTCCCAATTTCAGAATTAACCGGATTGCAATGTGAGAATGAAGTGATTAAAAAGAACAAAGGGAGTAAGATTTTTTTTCGAAAATGCATCATAATTTAGCGATTTTACTTTTCCTTACTCTCTCCATTCTTTGGACGAAGCCTTTTTATGGAAAGTCAATTGAAGGATTGTATTTTTCAGACCGTCAAACAACTGAAAACGGATACTTACTTTTAGGGATAGAAATTTTTTCTGAAAAGGGAAAGTCTTTTTACAATGCCCAAGAACTTCGATACAAAAAAACCTTCGGTTGGGAAGAAGTCTTGTTTGTAGGGAAAATGACGAAGGATGGTGCCAATTGGATCTTAGTTCCAGAAGCTTGCCAGATCCGTGCCAAAACGGTTTGGGATGCCAAATTTGCCCTCTTACGCAGGTTTGATTGTGACCATTTGGTTTTCCACTTAACTAAAAATGAAAAAGACCAGTGGGTAATTTCCGAATCCTTACTCGGAACCGAAAAAAATCTTCCCTTTCGTTTCTACTTGGATCATACCGCGGGGAACCCTGTCGCTGTACAAATCCCTGACTCTCCTGAAGTTACGGAGGGGTTTTGGGGCTTCCATTTGAATGGTTTGGGGGGAAAACCTCCAACAAAAATTTGGAACCCTTCCAAGGGGAATTGGGAGCCTTTTTCGGGGTTCAAACGGAACCAGGAACTGCAATTCTACCAATGGAAACGATCCTTTTCTAATTGACCCAATCGTTCCTTCCAGGGACTTTCCTTTTACATTGAAAAAGATCAGAATTGGGGTGATAGCCGCAGCTGGAAAAGGCACAAGAGCCTACCCCCGCACTAGTTTTATACCAAAACCCCTTTTTGTCATAGAAGGTAAGACCATCCTCCATCGGAACGTGGAGTTAATGGTCAAAACCTTTGGCATCGAAAAGGTCTATGTCCTTGTAGGGCACCTCAAAGAACAGATTATCAGTGAATTAGAACAAATTCGATTGGCACTTCCCAAAGTTGTGATCGAACCCGTGGAATGGACGGAACGAGGTCTGGCATCCGACGTGGCCAGTCTTGAAAAAACAATCCGCGAGCCATTTTTAACCATTCTCGGTGATGAGTTTTATTACCGAACTGACCATGAAAACTTTTTAAAAGTTTTGAAAAAACATCCAAAAATGGCTGCGTCCATCGGTGTTGTCAAAACTTCTCTTCTCTCTCGTATTCGTAAAAACTATTCCGTTGTTTTGTCAGAAGACAAAATTTTGAATTTGGTAGAAAAACCAGAAAATCCACCTAACGAACTATTGGGATTAGGAAGTTATTTTTTTACACCTGAATACTTTGAGTTTTTCAAAAAAACACCACCTTCGCCAAAATCAGGTGTCATTGAGATAACAGATGTTATCGATAAAATGGCAAAAGAGTCAATGGGTGGTGTATTTGCAACTATGTTGAATTGTGAATACTTTAACATTAATTCAATGCAGGATTATTACCACGCTGTTTATGAAGTGCGTAATGATTTGTTTTCTAAGTTTAAAACAAGCCTTATCATTCCAACGAATAATCATGAACGTTCGATTACTGATGTCATTGTTGATTTTAAAGATAAATTTAATGAAATCATAGTCATTGACAATGAATCAACGGATGATACTCTCGCGCTCGCAAAAAAAGAAAAAGTAAAAACATATACTTTCCCTGGTGATGGAGACTCTACACGATTAGGTGAACAAGTGAGAAGGGGAATTGAATATGCAACGGGAGATATTTTAGTAGTTGTATCACCCGATGGATCTTTTCGTTCTAAAGATTTTCCGAAGCTTCTTGAATATATGAAGGATTCGGATATGGTCATTGGTACAAGAACTACAAGGCAGATGATAGAACAAGGCTCAAATCTAAAACCCTTGTATCGTTTAGTGAATTTACTTATGGGAAAACTTGTCGAAGTGTTTTGGTGGGGGCAAGAGCCTAGATTTACAGACGTCGACTGCCAATTTTTCTCTGTTTGGCGAGAATCCTATGATCGAGTCAGATCACAACTTGTTGTCGAAGATAGAAAGTTTATCGTTGAGCTGATGATCGATATCGTAAGATCACATATGCGATGTATAGAAATTCCTGTGTCTTATTTTAAGCCAGTAGGGCAAATCGAATATCGTCTTCGAGATATGATTTCTGATTCATTCCAAATATTAAAATTGATATTATCAAAAAAGTTTTTCCTAGGAGAAAGTCGCGATGGCGAATAAAGTATTGGTTACAGGTGGATGCGGATTTTTAGGTTCGCATGTTTGTGAATTATTTCGTAAAGAAGGTTGGGATGTTGTCAGTTTCGATAACATGACAAAATATGAGTTAAAAAGAACTGGTTACGGATCAGATGCGACAAGAGATTATAATTGGAATTATCTCAAATCACTGGGTGTTACAATGGTGAAAGGTGATATCCGCAATTTAGAACATCTGATGGATCGAAGTGCCGATTGTGATTATATCATTCACACCGCTGCCCAACCTGCAATGACTATCTCTTGGGAAGACCCTGAGCTTGATTTTTCAACAAATGTGATTGGTACTTTTAATGTGATGGAAGCAGCACGGAAACATAAAATTCCTGTGGTAAATACTTCTTCTATTCACGTTTATGGAAACTCAATTAACGATAGTTTAAAAGAAGATAAAACTTCTTATGTTCGTGAACCAGTTGAAATCCCTGTTACACATCCTACGATGGTTGGTCAAATTTCCCCTCTTCATGCATCAAAAATGAGTGCGGAACATTATGTTCGATCTTACACCGATATGTATGGAGTAAAAGCTGCAAGTTTTCGATTCACTGGAATTTACGGTGAACGTCAGTTTGGTGGCGAAGATCATGGTTGGGTTGCTAATTTTGCAATTCGTTCTGTATTTGGATTACCACTTAGAATTTTTGGAACCGGTAAACAAACGCGAGACATCCTGCATGCGGAAGACGGTGCAAAGTCGTATCTAGAATTTTTCAAAAATCCAATTCCTGGTGTATACAATATCGGGGGTGCAAGCCCACATAAAATTTCCTTACTAGAATGTATTACCTTAATAGGAGAAATTCTTGGGAAAAAACAGGAAATTCTTTTTGAAGTGGAAAGACCTGGTGATATGCGATATTTCATTTGTGATATTTCGGAAGCAAAAAAGTTTGGATTCAATCCAAAAATTCTGCCGAAGGAAGGGGTCACTCGTCTTTTGAAATGGATAGAAGCAAATAAAGACGTATTCAACATCGCTGGTAAATAAAATGGCTAACAAAACATTAGTGATCATTCCTGCTTATAATGAAGCTGCGACCATTGAAGAGGTGGTTCGCGGGGCCATTGTTTATGCTGATGTATCTGTCACTGATGATGCTAGTAAAGATGAAACTCCAGTTATCTTAAAGAAACTCCAAAAAGAATTTGGAACACGACTCAATGTAATTCGACATGAAAAAAATACTCATATACCCCAAGGGATTCAAGATGGTATGAAGTATGCTGTCGAAAAAAAATATGATTGGGTCGTTACAATGGATGCTGGTTTATCACATGATGCTACCTATTTAAAAGACTTTATCCAATTCCCAAATTGTGATTTGGTGATTGGATCTAGGACTTCGACAGTGAATGTTCCATTGTATCGAAAATTCATTTCATGGTTAGCCGCCAAAGTAATGAATTATTGTTTATCCAATGGAGTTTTTAATTTATTCGGAAACAACCTTCGTGATTGTACAAGTGGCTATAGGCGTTATTCAAAGTTGATGTTTGAAAAAATTGCTTCCTATCCATTAGAGTCAGTTGCATTTGATTTTCATATGGAAGCGCTATCCATCGTTTCTAAAAATAGTGGAAGTATAAAAGAGCTCCCAATCAAATATGTTTTTTCGAATAGTAGTTTTAACCGTAAAGTATTAAAACTTGCGATCCAATTTGCAAAAAAACTTTTATTAAGAAAATGGAAACTGACTCCCGAGTACCCTTAAATCAAAATTCACTCGGAATGAAATGGAAGGTATTCTTGTCCGCCATTGCGCTGTTATGTGCAATATTTCTTTTTGATCGCATTTTCTTTTTTGATCTATATTTTCTATTCCCTAATGAAACTGAGTGGGATTCCTCTCCTTGGTATAACTTCATCTACAAAACAAAAGAATTACAATCATCTGAAGACAAACATAGAACTGTCGTCACAGGAAGTTCCGTTGCTTTATATTCGGTTTTACCTGACGAACTGAATAAAAAGGAAAAACCAAATACGAAGTATTCCTTTTTTTCCCATGTAGCAATGACCCCAACGGACCTTTATTACTACAAAGAAAATTTACTTTCAACAAAACCAAATTTGGTAGTGTACCTCCATAATTTTGCAGATTTACAATGGGAGTATATGAAGAAAGACGGAGAGGTCTTCCAGTTTCAAAAAGACATTTGGTTGAATCAATTGGCAGATCGTTATCCTACGAAAACCATTTATCCGAAAGCTTTTCTGAAAGACTATTGGACTGAGATTAATCGAAAATCATTATCGAAATTAGCAACAAAAGCTTTATTCTATGTTAGTCGATATCGAATTTTCTTTTGGGATCCGATTGTAGTTTTTATTGATAATCATTTTCGAAGTGGTAGGAAATACTATCTATACCAAGGGGTTCTTCCCAAAGAGGGAATTTGGTCAAAGGGATGGACTAAAACAAATGCTACGATAGAATGTAAAGAACAAAGAGAAACTGAATCTATCTTTGTTCAAAATAAAAATACAAAACTCCAATTCCTTTTTTTCGAAAACCAAAACTCACTGATTAACAATTCACCGATTCATACACAAATCATCAATATTCAAAAATCAGGATGGTTAGATATTCACTGGGGAGAATTAAATCTTTCCAATTTACCTTGGAGTATCGTAAAGATTCAAATTCTATCACAACTCCCAACCGCAAAACAAGTAAACTTAATTCGTTATGGAAAAGATGAAGAGGTGGGGATTCGGTTATCACATTTTTTTTGTGATGGTATCCAAACTGAAAATCGTTCTTATTCAAGAGCAAGTTATTGGGATGATACTCGATTTGTTCAAATGTCAGTGGACGAGTTCCAAAAAGAATATTTTGAACGAATGATTAAAGATGCTGGGAACAGGCAGGAATTGTGGCGATTACATGTTGTCCGTGAAGCAAAGAAAAATATAAACTTTGTAAAATTCAAACCATGGTCTGAATACAATCGAATATTAGAAATTTCAGAATATTTCTATCAAAATCATATTCCTTTTGTGATCGTCTTATCTCCTGAAAATCCAATTGAATTTGCATTTTATAAAAATTCAAACTGGAGAAAAGAGTGGATCTCACATTTGAAGGAGCAGTTAGCCAAACGTGGTCAAACAGTCATTGATCATACAGAGGTGATTTCAGATGTTCGTTATTTTTTCGACCCCCACCATCTAACATATGAAGGCGCAAAAGTATACAATACAATTTTTGAATCTTCCATAAATCCGATCATCAGCAAAGAGAATTAATCTTCCCTTAGGAGAATCCAAATGATATTAAAAAAAATTAATCCTATTTTTAATTACTTAAACACAAAACAGTGGTTAACTGTTTGTTTGTTTGTAATTTTATGGGGTATATCAACACTTTCCTATTGGAAAAAGTACCAATGGAATCCAAGTTCTATGGTTAATTTTGGTCATGAATTTGCCTTACAAAATGAAGCAGAAACTCCAGAGAATGCCATTTTATTCAAAGGGGAAGCTGGTGATTTAGGTGCAGGTTATGATGGTCAGATTTTTTACTATTTTTCAAGGCCACTTGCCAATTTGAATTTGGATTGGCCAAGAGGATTTGATGAATCTTACCGTGCTCCTCGGATCGGTTATCCTTTGTTAATCGCTATTTTTGGTGTTTTTGGTAAAAGTTGTGCTATTTTTGGGATGTATTTTTGGAATATTTCTCTTATTTTAATCTCCTATTTTTTTCTTAGAAAATTATTAAACGAAGAAACAAAACCATATTCGGTTTTGTATTTACTTAGTCCATTTGCACTTGGTAGTTATTACGTGCTTGTGAGTGATTCCGTTATGGTTTCTTTACTCATCATTGCCTATTATTTTTACGTGAAGGAAAAATGGATTCAATTTGTACTTTTATCGAGTTTAGCAATATTAACTAAAGAACCTGCTTTATTTCTTTTGTTCCCACTTGGGTTACTTGCTCTTCTACGAATGGATTGGAAACGAGTCATCGTTGTTGGGTCAGTACTTGTCATTCCCGTTTGTTGGCATCTTTATTTATCTTTTAAGTTCCCAAATTGGCGACCTGGCCGCCTTACAGACTTTATATTGCCTTTTGAGGGATTAATTTCATACTCAGAATCGATATGGAGACAATTAGCATCTGGTGGAAGTATAAAAGATTTAGCTAGATTGTTGTCTCGTCTCCCTCTCGTGATTCTCTTTTTTTTAGGAGTGTTCCTACCGTTTACAGGTAAAATGCAAAAAGGTTGGGAGTTTCGAATTTCTTTTCTTCTTGTGATGTTTATGGTTGGTACGGCAGGGTATTACCATTTTTGGTCGGTATATGAAAATGTTTCGCGAATGTTTACGTTATCGATACCAATTTTACTTCTTTTGGTAAATGAAGATCGACAAATTAGAAAACAGGAATATATTTTGATGACCTTATTAATCCTTGTTTTCTTTTTATTAAAAGTATTAATGATATCGAAACAAATGAATTTCCAAGTTGGGTTTTAAAAATTGGAATCTGATGGGATTTGAAAACTTTTTTTGGCTTCCTCATTCAATGAACTGACTTCATCTTTTTTGAAAATCAGTTCATAACCATCATTCATTGTAAATCTTATATACGGTGACTCATTCTGATTCACGACATTGCGTAAGTCTTCTAATGATGATACCTCTTGGCCGTTTACAGATTTTAAAACCAATTGATGGGTCATGTGATAAGCCTTATTCCCTGAAAGTGGGACAACTTGTGATAAAAAAATCACTTTTCCTTCTTTGGAATTCCTTTTGATTCGATAAAAATCATTTAAGTATAATAATTCTTTGCTGACCCGATTTCTCCATTGGTTCCCATGTTCTGTTAAATAATATTCTGAAAGTTCTTGAAATAGTATCCCAGCTAACATCAAGTACTTTGGCATCTGAGATCTAGTATTCCCATGTGGAATTCGAATTGCAGATTCGTTTAAAGG
The Leptospira levettii genome window above contains:
- a CDS encoding sugar phosphate nucleotidyltransferase produces the protein MKKIRIGVIAAAGKGTRAYPRTSFIPKPLFVIEGKTILHRNVELMVKTFGIEKVYVLVGHLKEQIISELEQIRLALPKVVIEPVEWTERGLASDVASLEKTIREPFLTILGDEFYYRTDHENFLKVLKKHPKMAASIGVVKTSLLSRIRKNYSVVLSEDKILNLVEKPENPPNELLGLGSYFFTPEYFEFFKKTPPSPKSGVIEITDVIDKMAKESMGGVFATMLNCEYFNINSMQDYYHAVYEVRNDLFSKFKTSLIIPTNNHERSITDVIVDFKDKFNEIIVIDNESTDDTLALAKKEKVKTYTFPGDGDSTRLGEQVRRGIEYATGDILVVVSPDGSFRSKDFPKLLEYMKDSDMVIGTRTTRQMIEQGSNLKPLYRLVNLLMGKLVEVFWWGQEPRFTDVDCQFFSVWRESYDRVRSQLVVEDRKFIVELMIDIVRSHMRCIEIPVSYFKPVGQIEYRLRDMISDSFQILKLILSKKFFLGESRDGE
- a CDS encoding NAD-dependent epimerase/dehydratase family protein encodes the protein MANKVLVTGGCGFLGSHVCELFRKEGWDVVSFDNMTKYELKRTGYGSDATRDYNWNYLKSLGVTMVKGDIRNLEHLMDRSADCDYIIHTAAQPAMTISWEDPELDFSTNVIGTFNVMEAARKHKIPVVNTSSIHVYGNSINDSLKEDKTSYVREPVEIPVTHPTMVGQISPLHASKMSAEHYVRSYTDMYGVKAASFRFTGIYGERQFGGEDHGWVANFAIRSVFGLPLRIFGTGKQTRDILHAEDGAKSYLEFFKNPIPGVYNIGGASPHKISLLECITLIGEILGKKQEILFEVERPGDMRYFICDISEAKKFGFNPKILPKEGVTRLLKWIEANKDVFNIAGK
- a CDS encoding peptidase MA family protein, whose translation is MMHFRKKILLPLFFLITSFSHCNPVNSEIGKNDDLILLLGAYSLLGANCFSGPDLWARDLRTQSSVCVPVELVSSGTYIEVYKEKSLSLNFNLVQFAKDFDTITYPKLIETFGTPSDVDGDGKVKLLVMDIKDGATANSAYVAGYFDPINYFPDNFLLRVRSNFAEVLYLDGKELIAANSKDPNAFASTAAHEFQHLLRFPRMYEANQSDELWINEGTSEVASDIAGYGPQTSRLDCYSGVNDSRCDDGINGVSLLDWNSSSSDVLKQYSFAYVFMRYLYDSSGTNDTQRKQFFRNTVIGASGTRANSSGNLMNVFKTSENYDSTVLTNTNSDMFFRMFAVLTAQSFGIGNVSSVQQVTSDGQGASTVDLSGVLTKYPLSSSLNRLVTNPVTPTTAKTTIKQGAANFYTSATPTFSAPNTRKNYGRLTGISQGIVFWADSPQGFNTSLKYIPGKDDSPIQTPNKPRSLKSVIENSTNSGMIPICGIEFTNDLAHTYESNPIK
- a CDS encoding glycosyltransferase, translating into MANKTLVIIPAYNEAATIEEVVRGAIVYADVSVTDDASKDETPVILKKLQKEFGTRLNVIRHEKNTHIPQGIQDGMKYAVEKKYDWVVTMDAGLSHDATYLKDFIQFPNCDLVIGSRTSTVNVPLYRKFISWLAAKVMNYCLSNGVFNLFGNNLRDCTSGYRRYSKLMFEKIASYPLESVAFDFHMEALSIVSKNSGSIKELPIKYVFSNSSFNRKVLKLAIQFAKKLLLRKWKLTPEYP
- a CDS encoding AZOBR_p60025 family cell surface glycopolymer formation protein; translation: MILKKINPIFNYLNTKQWLTVCLFVILWGISTLSYWKKYQWNPSSMVNFGHEFALQNEAETPENAILFKGEAGDLGAGYDGQIFYYFSRPLANLNLDWPRGFDESYRAPRIGYPLLIAIFGVFGKSCAIFGMYFWNISLILISYFFLRKLLNEETKPYSVLYLLSPFALGSYYVLVSDSVMVSLLIIAYYFYVKEKWIQFVLLSSLAILTKEPALFLLFPLGLLALLRMDWKRVIVVGSVLVIPVCWHLYLSFKFPNWRPGRLTDFILPFEGLISYSESIWRQLASGGSIKDLARLLSRLPLVILFFLGVFLPFTGKMQKGWEFRISFLLVMFMVGTAGYYHFWSVYENVSRMFTLSIPILLLLVNEDRQIRKQEYILMTLLILVFFLLKVLMISKQMNFQVGF